A segment of the Arthrobacter sp. U41 genome:
ATCTGCGTCGTCGGTGCGGTCGTGTTCCTCCTCGGCACCATCGTCAACGAGTTCGTGCTCGTCGATGAGCGACCGCTGCTGGGCCGGGCCATCTCGCTCGTCACGTTCTCGCTCCTGCTCTCCTTCGGCGTTGGCCTGGTCGGCGGCGGCATCCAGCACTTCGAACAGTTCCCCGAGCGCAGCGCCTGGATGACTCCGATCGGCCTGCTGATGTCGTACGTCGCGTTCATCGCCAAGGACGCCAAGGGCGGCCTGCGCCACCTGGTCAGCCCGTTTGCCGCAGGTGTCGTGTTGGTCGCCGGCCTGACGTGGTTCGGCATGTCCGCCCTCGCAAGCACCCTCGACTCCCAGGGCCACAGCCACGACTCCACGCCGGCACCGTCGCAGGCACCCGCGGAGGCTCCGACCAGCGAAGACCCCACCCTCGACAAACCGACAGATGCCCCCGCGGCGCCCGCACCCGACACCCACACGTCGCACAGCCACTAACGCCAAGCCCGGCAAGCTCAACCGAACATTCGTGGGCCCGGCGCCTCGGTCCGCCTGCTGCCAAGCCCCATCGGTAGAGAGTGGGCACAGAGACCCCTGGGGTGTCGGCGACTTCCCGGAGCGGTATTCCCTGGTTGAGGAGCTTTTGGGATGAGCGGATCTTGGCATCCGTCATTGATGCGTTTGCGACACAGAAGGGCCGCGTATAGGCACGCGCTGCGTCCGGCAACGAACGTTCGCGAGACATCTATGGACGTGTTCAGCCGACCGCGCAGTTCCGGTCCAACATTTGTAATGTTTGTCGTGTACGCGCCTATGTAATGCCTTGCAGGGTTGGTGATACGTTGTGGTGATGCGCGTTGGATATGGGCGGGTCTCTACCCGTGATCAGCACCCCGAGGCTCAGCATGATGCTCTGACCGCGGCTGGCTGTGATCAGGTGTTCGTGGATGTGGCTTCGGGAAAGCTTGGCCGCCGACCTGAACTGGACAAGGCCCTGCTCTCGGCTAACCGGGCGGGGGATCAACTCGTGGTGACCAAACTCGACCGACTGGGTCGGTCGTTGGAGAACCTCATCGAGGTCTCCAAGACTCTGCAGGAGCGCGGGGTTGATTTGGTGGTTTTGGATCAAAGCATTGATACGTCCACTGCGATGGGGCGGATGTTCTTCCAGATCCTTGGCTCCATAGCCGAGTTCGAACATGCCCTGATGTCCGAACGTACCCGTGATGGTCTGGCCGCGGCGCGTGCGAGGGGGCGGACCGGCGGGCAGAAACCCAAGCTCGGCCCGCGCCAAGTAAAGCTGGCGCGGGAAATGTATG
Coding sequences within it:
- a CDS encoding recombinase family protein, with the protein product MRVGYGRVSTRDQHPEAQHDALTAAGCDQVFVDVASGKLGRRPELDKALLSANRAGDQLVVTKLDRLGRSLENLIEVSKTLQERGVDLVVLDQSIDTSTAMGRMFFQILGSIAEFEHALMSERTRDGLAAARARGRTGGQKPKLGPRQVKLAREMYEEKGADGKRAHTVQHIAQEFGVTRPTIYRHLAKP